The genomic stretch TGGTCACGACGGCCGCCGCGCCCTCGGCACGCGCCTTCGCGAGCAGGTATTCGAGCTTCCGGGGTTTGTTGCCGCCGTATTCCCCGGCGCTCATGTCGTCGCGCTTGATCCAAAGCGCCGCGTAACCGATCTCGTCGCCGAGCGCGGGCGCGGTCTCGATCGGTGTCGGTCCGGCGAGGATATGCTCGCGCGCAAATCGCCCGGCGAGCACCGGGAATCGCTCGAACAGCGGACCGGTCACGGCGTTGCCTGCCCGTTCGCGGCGAGACCGAGTCGCTCGCGAGCGAGGGCCTGATCGGCCAAGAGGTCCCGCTCGAATCCGGTCGACGCGGTCATGGCGAGAACGCCCGTCCACAGCGCGCCCGCCTCGTCGGCGCGGCCCTGCGCGTCGTAGGCCCTGGCGAGCCACGCGAGATTCGAACTGAAGTTCGGCGACAGCTTGCGCGCGCTTTCCAACGCTTCGACGGCGTCCTCGGGCCGGCGGACCGGCGCTTCGAGGGCGAGAATGCCCAGTTGGCGGTCGGGCCCCGCGAAATCAAAGGCCGGATCGATCTTCTTCGCGCGTTCGAGATCCTCGCGGAGGGCGCCGAGTTCGGAGAGTTGCCCCAAGGCATCGCGCGCGCGAAGCGATTCGAATCGGAACACCGCGCGATAATAGGGTCCGGCGGGCGACTTCGGAAATGACTTCGCGACGGAGTCGGCGAGGCGCTCGCCGTCGGCGAGCGCCTGCACGCGAGCCTTCGCGTCGGGCGAAAACCGGACGAGGTAGGCGTCGGCCGCGAGGATTCGTTCGGGGAACCGCGCATCCGTCGGAAAAGCGACTGCGGCGCTCGTCCAGATGCCGATCGCGGCGGCGGGCGCTTTCAGATCCGCGCCCCGTCGCGCGAAGAGTTCGTCGCCCCGACCGAGAAACGCGCCGGCATCCTGCGCGGAGGCGCCGACGGCGAATCCGATCCATGCGATGACCAACGCGAACGCTGCCGCGCACGCGCGAATCGGTCCGCTGTCGAATCGGGGGCTCACGCCGCCTTCAATCGATACTCGATCCGGCCCAGCGAATCGCGCGCGGCTTTCACCAAGTTGCCGTGGCTGAAGAATCCGCTGAGCGGAAAGAAGAAGATGCGCAGGACAGGGTTGGAGAGCCGTGTGACCATGCTGCGCAGCGCCTGCGACGACCTTTCCGTGCCGAGCAGCCCCATACCCTTGAGGGCCGCGACGCGAAGCGTCATGTCGTGGCGGTAGATCGAGCCCAGATGCTTGCCGAAACGGAACTTTGTCGCCGGCAGCAGGAGCGCCTCGGCCTCCGGTCCGCCGATACGCGCGATGGCGTTGATGATCGTCGACCGCAGCGACTCCTCGGAATAAAAAAGATCGACGAGCTTTGGCACCGCGTGCTGCGCCTGCAGCGTGCCGAGCGTCGTGATGGCGGCTTCGATGACCTCGCGCGATTCGTCGAGCAGGAAATCCGCCGCGAGCCTCGCCCCCTCTTCCGGGTCGAGCTTCGCCGCCGCGCCGATGACCTCGCGCCGAAGGCGCGGGTCGCGGTCCTCGGCCACGGTTCGCAGCAATTCCACATCTTTCGCGGCGCCGAGTTTGGCGAGGATGTCCACGCAGTTGCGCGCAAGATAGAACGAATCGTCCACCAGGCGGTTGTCGCCGCCCGTGCGCTGAAACATCCCGCCATCCTGGAGATTCTTGAGCTTCCACACGCACATGTCGTAAGCGCGGGAACCGATGCCGAGCAGCGTCTGAAAACATCGGTTGCGGAAAGAGCGCGACGGATTCTTGAAGCCCTCCAGAAGCTGCTGCACGACCTCCTCGGTGCCCAGCAGTTCC from Deltaproteobacteria bacterium encodes the following:
- a CDS encoding tetratricopeptide repeat protein, whose amino-acid sequence is MSPRFDSGPIRACAAAFALVIAWIGFAVGASAQDAGAFLGRGDELFARRGADLKAPAAAIGIWTSAAVAFPTDARFPERILAADAYLVRFSPDAKARVQALADGERLADSVAKSFPKSPAGPYYRAVFRFESLRARDALGQLSELGALREDLERAKKIDPAFDFAGPDRQLGILALEAPVRRPEDAVEALESARKLSPNFSSNLAWLARAYDAQGRADEAGALWTGVLAMTASTGFERDLLADQALARERLGLAANGQATP